The Acidobacteriota bacterium genome has a segment encoding these proteins:
- a CDS encoding trypsin-like peptidase domain-containing protein has product MIKRFSLLALVLSAGVVAGIVLSGTTDDRDAVLALPGTTTVAEQPAPAPALPAASGLGGAPDFTRVAAQTVKAVTNISAIQIGRRRQASPFSNDPFFQYFFGDQGEMFGQPRAQSSLGSGVVISADGYVVTNHHVIGEGDTEVTVTVGEHRDVRAKVVGVDSWTDLALLKIDVTALPVIPYGDSSKLKVAEWVMAVGSPFSLSQTVTLGIVSALGRANVGITQYEDFIQTDAAINPGNSGGALINSRAELVGINTAIFSQSGGYQGIGFAVPSNLVRRVAGDLMKFGRVRRGSIGYVEVMPLTSRLADELRAPRTDGIVVNQMARASAAYKAGLLPGDIIVSFNGQVIGDPSQFVRLIADSAIGSTVRIEVLREGERTTLRIPIEAQQERPARRR; this is encoded by the coding sequence ATGATCAAACGGTTCTCGCTACTGGCGTTGGTGTTGTCGGCCGGAGTCGTGGCCGGGATCGTGCTGTCGGGCACGACCGATGACCGCGATGCCGTGCTCGCCCTGCCGGGCACGACCACGGTCGCCGAACAGCCGGCCCCTGCCCCTGCGCTGCCTGCCGCCAGCGGGCTGGGCGGCGCTCCCGACTTCACCCGCGTCGCCGCGCAGACGGTCAAGGCCGTCACCAATATCTCGGCGATCCAGATCGGCCGCCGCCGCCAGGCCTCGCCGTTTTCGAACGACCCGTTCTTCCAGTACTTCTTCGGCGACCAGGGCGAGATGTTCGGGCAACCGCGGGCTCAATCGAGCCTGGGCTCCGGCGTGGTCATCTCCGCCGACGGCTACGTCGTGACTAACCACCACGTGATCGGCGAAGGCGACACGGAAGTCACGGTCACCGTGGGCGAACACCGCGACGTGCGGGCCAAGGTGGTCGGCGTGGATTCGTGGACCGACCTGGCCCTGCTCAAGATCGACGTCACCGCCCTGCCGGTAATCCCCTACGGCGATTCGTCGAAGCTGAAGGTCGCCGAATGGGTGATGGCGGTAGGCAGCCCGTTCTCACTCAGCCAGACCGTGACGCTCGGCATCGTGAGCGCGCTCGGCCGCGCCAACGTCGGCATCACCCAGTATGAGGACTTCATCCAGACCGACGCCGCCATCAACCCGGGCAACTCGGGCGGCGCGCTGATCAACAGCCGGGCCGAGCTGGTCGGCATCAACACCGCGATCTTTTCGCAAAGCGGCGGTTACCAGGGCATTGGCTTCGCCGTGCCGAGCAACCTCGTGCGACGGGTCGCCGGCGACCTGATGAAGTTTGGCCGCGTCCGCCGCGGCTCGATCGGCTATGTCGAGGTCATGCCGCTCACCTCGCGGCTGGCCGACGAGTTGCGCGCGCCGAGAACCGACGGCATCGTGGTGAACCAGATGGCCCGCGCCTCGGCGGCCTACAAGGCCGGCCTCCTCCCCGGCGACATCATCGTGTCGTTCAATGGCCAGGTGATTGGCGACCCCTCGCAGTTCGTGCGGCTGATCGCCGACAGCGCGATTGGATCGACGGTGCGGATTGAGGTGCTTCGCGAAGGTGAGCGCACGACGCTGCGTATCCCGATCGAGGCGCAGCAGGAACGCCCGGCCAGGCGCCGATAG
- a CDS encoding Hsp20/alpha crystallin family protein: MAFARWDPFRDLLTIQHRLERLSTGAQGWTPAMDLCETAEAFVLTAELPGVTREQVRIDIRDGKLTLQGRRDARVSCEQYHQVERGHGEFCRSVVLPQAVDTANIAAEMRDGVLTITVPKAPDSGPRRVQVS, translated from the coding sequence GTGGCGTTTGCACGCTGGGACCCGTTCCGCGATCTGCTCACCATCCAGCATCGGCTCGAGCGCCTGTCGACCGGGGCTCAGGGCTGGACCCCCGCCATGGACCTGTGCGAAACCGCCGAGGCCTTCGTGTTGACGGCCGAATTGCCAGGCGTGACCCGTGAACAGGTGCGCATCGATATCCGCGACGGCAAGTTGACGCTGCAGGGCCGGCGCGACGCGCGCGTGTCGTGCGAGCAATACCACCAGGTGGAACGGGGGCACGGCGAGTTCTGCCGCAGCGTGGTCCTCCCCCAGGCCGTCGATACCGCCAACATCGCCGCTGAGATGCGCGACGGCGTCCTCACCATTACCGTGCCGAAGGCGCCCGACTCCGGGCCGCGGCGCGTGCAGGTTTCATGA
- the efp gene encoding elongation factor P, with protein MADNLLATQLRKGMIVKIDNKLYRIFDRQHVTPGNLRGFVRVKMRNIQTGSMAEEKLRSEDIVERVSLEQKAMQYLYNDNQGYHFMDTVTYDQVQLTAELLGDSVGFLKPEMSIEVEFYGENPIGIELPQTVDLKVIQTMPAIKGATATNQTKPATLETGVVIQVPPFIGEGDVIRINTETGEYQTRA; from the coding sequence ATGGCAGACAACCTTCTCGCGACCCAGCTCCGCAAGGGCATGATCGTCAAGATCGACAACAAGCTCTACCGGATTTTCGATCGGCAGCATGTCACCCCCGGCAACCTCCGCGGCTTCGTGCGCGTCAAGATGCGCAACATCCAGACCGGCTCGATGGCCGAAGAGAAGCTGCGCTCGGAAGACATCGTCGAGCGCGTGTCGCTCGAGCAGAAGGCCATGCAGTACCTCTATAACGACAACCAGGGGTACCATTTCATGGACACGGTCACCTACGATCAGGTCCAGCTGACGGCCGAACTGCTGGGCGATTCGGTGGGCTTCCTGAAGCCCGAGATGAGCATCGAGGTGGAGTTCTACGGCGAGAACCCCATCGGCATCGAGTTGCCGCAGACCGTGGACCTGAAGGTCATTCAGACCATGCCCGCGATCAAGGGCGCGACCGCTACCAACCAGACCAAGCCCGCCACGCTCGAGACCGGCGTTGTCATCCAGGTCCCGCCGTTCATCGGCGAGGGCGACGTGATTCGGATCAACACCGAAACCGGCGAGTACCAGACGAGGGCGTAG
- a CDS encoding thymidine kinase, with the protein MDVVRTPSTGWIEVVVGSMFSGKSEELIRRLRRAEIARQRVQIFKPAVDTRYSDDHIVSHSELRIASENARNSADLLSQIKPDTEVVGIDEGQFFDAGLPAVATELASRGIRVVIAGLDQDYLGKPFEPMPQLLAIAEFITKTRAICMVCGNPANHTQRLIHSEDRVLLGAQNIYEARCRQCFDPTLSRADEAKARAGEPATKAEAR; encoded by the coding sequence ATGGACGTAGTCCGGACCCCTTCCACAGGTTGGATCGAAGTCGTCGTCGGCAGCATGTTCAGCGGCAAGAGCGAAGAGCTGATCCGCCGGCTGCGCCGCGCCGAAATTGCCAGGCAGCGGGTGCAGATTTTCAAGCCCGCGGTCGACACCCGGTACTCCGACGACCACATCGTCTCGCACAGCGAGCTGCGCATTGCGTCCGAGAACGCGCGCAACTCGGCGGATTTGCTGTCGCAGATCAAGCCCGACACCGAAGTCGTCGGGATCGATGAAGGGCAATTCTTCGACGCGGGCCTGCCGGCGGTGGCCACGGAGCTCGCGTCGCGCGGCATCCGCGTGGTGATTGCCGGGCTCGATCAGGATTACCTGGGAAAGCCGTTCGAGCCCATGCCGCAGCTGCTGGCCATTGCCGAGTTCATCACCAAGACCCGCGCCATTTGCATGGTGTGCGGCAATCCCGCCAACCACACGCAGCGCCTGATCCACAGCGAAGACCGCGTGCTGCTCGGCGCGCAGAACATCTACGAGGCGCGGTGCCGCCAGTGCTTCGACCCTACGCTCTCGCGGGCGGACGAGGCGAAGGCCCGGGCCGGGGAGCCCGCCACGAAGGCCGAGGCGCGATGA
- a CDS encoding Ku protein, giving the protein MAARPTWKGYIKVSLVTIPVRVYPATESSATISFNQLHAECQTKIQQKKWCPKCEREITQAELVKGYEFEKGRWVVMDEEDIAKVKTESSKIINLMQFTDADAIDPMYVDKAYYLAPEGPMAADAYSVMREGMQGKAGIGKVAIHGREYLVAVKPHKQGMVMYTLHHAAEIRTIDQIDELREVRGKVNPAEMKLARQVIESIEGDLNLSDYKDEYQEGLRAIIDAKIAGEEFVAPEESAPPKVVDLMEALRKSLDQVSSGKKKTAKADPAEVKKVTNIKSAAKSAARKRKAS; this is encoded by the coding sequence ATGGCCGCACGTCCTACCTGGAAGGGTTACATCAAGGTCAGCCTCGTGACCATTCCGGTCCGGGTCTATCCAGCCACCGAGTCGAGCGCGACCATTTCGTTCAACCAGCTTCATGCCGAATGCCAGACCAAGATTCAGCAGAAGAAGTGGTGCCCGAAGTGCGAACGCGAGATTACGCAGGCTGAGCTGGTGAAGGGCTACGAGTTCGAGAAGGGCCGCTGGGTGGTGATGGACGAGGAAGACATCGCCAAGGTGAAGACCGAGTCGAGCAAGATCATCAACCTGATGCAGTTCACCGATGCGGACGCGATCGACCCGATGTATGTCGACAAGGCGTACTACCTCGCGCCCGAGGGACCGATGGCCGCCGACGCCTACTCGGTGATGCGCGAAGGCATGCAGGGCAAGGCCGGCATCGGCAAGGTCGCCATTCACGGCCGCGAGTACCTGGTGGCGGTGAAGCCGCACAAGCAGGGCATGGTGATGTACACGCTGCATCACGCCGCCGAGATCCGGACCATCGATCAGATCGACGAACTGCGCGAGGTGCGCGGCAAGGTCAACCCCGCCGAGATGAAGCTGGCGCGCCAGGTGATCGAGAGCATCGAAGGCGACCTCAACCTGTCGGACTACAAGGACGAGTACCAGGAAGGCCTGCGCGCCATCATCGACGCCAAGATCGCGGGCGAGGAGTTCGTGGCACCCGAAGAGAGCGCGCCGCCGAAGGTGGTGGACCTGATGGAGGCCCTGCGCAAGAGCCTCGACCAGGTGAGCAGCGGCAAGAAGAAGACCGCCAAGGCCGATCCGGCCGAGGTGAAGAAGGTTACCAACATCAAGTCGGCGGCCAAGAGTGCCGCCCGGAAACGCAAGGCATCCTAG
- a CDS encoding GNAT family N-acetyltransferase, with protein sequence MASPGFTIRRLLGVDDAQIEALAEVLIDCVEGGASVSFMLPLSRERAVAFWRGVARGVSAGHRALIVAEDAAGICGTVQLIFDLPENQPHRGDLAKMLVSRRARKQGLGAALVRAAEATARECGKSLLVLDTVTGSDAERLYVKLGWERVGAIPRYALWPQGGFCSTTVFYRDLIVES encoded by the coding sequence ATGGCATCCCCGGGGTTCACCATTCGGCGGCTGCTCGGCGTGGACGACGCGCAAATCGAAGCGCTGGCGGAGGTACTGATCGACTGTGTCGAGGGCGGCGCGTCGGTCAGCTTCATGCTGCCGTTGTCGCGCGAGCGGGCGGTGGCGTTCTGGCGCGGCGTGGCTCGCGGTGTCTCGGCCGGCCACCGTGCCCTGATCGTGGCCGAAGACGCCGCGGGGATCTGCGGCACCGTGCAGTTGATCTTCGACCTGCCCGAGAACCAGCCGCATCGCGGCGACCTGGCGAAGATGCTGGTGTCGCGGCGCGCCCGCAAGCAGGGGCTGGGAGCAGCACTGGTCCGCGCCGCCGAAGCGACCGCGCGCGAGTGCGGCAAGTCGCTGCTGGTGCTCGACACCGTCACCGGCAGCGATGCCGAACGGCTCTATGTAAAGTTGGGATGGGAGCGGGTTGGCGCGATCCCGCGTTATGCGTTGTGGCCGCAAGGCGGGTTCTGCAGCACGACGGTGTTTTATCGAGACCTGATAGTTGAAAGTTGA
- a CDS encoding CDP-alcohol phosphatidyltransferase family protein, with amino-acid sequence MTFTGAIGAVGMFPLRAIIAASVALGIHPNVLTLIGVLINVVAAWALAVDQFVLAGVIMIVANIFDFIDGKVAHITGKQSEFGAFWDSTLDRFSDLALFTGLIWLYAEHGRNGYVLIATLALIFSIMTSYARARAESLIQKCKVGFMERPERIVLFMIGAFTDRMAGVLWVILVLSIITVSNRIHYTYLALNKKPMPAGVFARFFFWRDDRATLPYDIWVIAILAFVWLVPPDWISDPTASGMGLLGYFIK; translated from the coding sequence ATGACCTTCACAGGCGCGATCGGCGCCGTTGGCATGTTTCCCCTGCGGGCCATCATCGCGGCCTCCGTGGCCCTCGGCATCCACCCCAACGTCCTGACCCTGATCGGCGTGCTGATCAACGTGGTGGCGGCCTGGGCGCTGGCGGTCGACCAGTTCGTGCTGGCCGGGGTGATCATGATTGTCGCCAACATCTTCGACTTCATCGATGGCAAGGTCGCCCACATTACCGGCAAGCAGTCGGAATTTGGCGCGTTCTGGGACTCGACGCTCGATCGCTTTTCAGACCTGGCGCTGTTCACCGGCCTGATCTGGCTGTATGCCGAGCACGGCCGCAACGGCTACGTGCTCATCGCTACCCTGGCGCTGATCTTCTCGATCATGACCAGCTACGCCCGGGCTCGCGCCGAATCGCTAATCCAGAAATGCAAGGTCGGCTTCATGGAGCGGCCCGAGCGCATTGTCCTGTTCATGATCGGCGCCTTCACCGACCGGATGGCGGGCGTGCTGTGGGTGATCCTGGTGCTGTCGATCATCACGGTCAGCAACCGGATTCACTACACCTACCTGGCGCTCAACAAGAAGCCCATGCCGGCCGGCGTGTTCGCGCGCTTCTTCTTCTGGCGCGACGATCGCGCGACGCTCCCCTACGACATCTGGGTGATCGCCATCCTCGCCTTCGTGTGGCTGGTGCCGCCCGACTGGATCAGCGACCCCACGGCCAGCGGCATGGGACTGCTGGGGTACTTCATCAAATAG
- the uvrC gene encoding excinuclease ABC subunit UvrC codes for MPIHDLKEQISRLPEQPGVYLYYNAQGETIYVGKARALRDRTRSYLGAYGSNPKTNALLDEVASLEVIVTDSVVEALALENNLIKQRSPKFNILLRDDKNYPYLQLTTTEAFPRVLVARSVERDGNVYAGPFLPAKFARRTMSLTHKIFGIRSCNEVITGQRHRPCLEYDIKRCLAPCVAAICSPEQYTVAVADTRLFLEGRNEELAEQLRARMAEAAAGERFEEAAHLRDAMRTVQTLQERQQKMASAKLGDRDVFGVKLGAKGAVVQVFLVRGGRVIERVEFVTDAQEGGETESAVIEAAIQQFYGDQAPPPEIHTPVPVAEQDVLEDWLAQQAGRKVRIVMPQRGDKKGLLELAMRNAALAYRTRFDGNATANYEALEVLQAALRLPKLPRRIDCFDISTIQGSDTVASMVVCEEGRMKPGEYRKFKIGSRESGVGSRRESVGKGPESVGTDAVTTPGSRLPTPDRFLDDFAAMEQVVRRRYARVLENGGPFPDLIVIDGGKGQVNAAYAALETVGLSNLVAIGLAKKEELVFTRDSLEPLALDTHGAALHLLQRIRDEAHRFAITFHRQSRTKRDLRSELDGIPGIGVRRRKTLLTTFGSLAGVRRATREELASVVDAKTAEAVIAYFAANP; via the coding sequence ATGCCTATCCACGATCTCAAGGAACAGATTAGCCGCCTCCCGGAGCAGCCGGGCGTCTACCTGTACTACAACGCCCAGGGCGAAACCATCTATGTCGGCAAGGCGCGGGCCCTGCGCGACCGGACCCGCTCGTACCTCGGCGCCTACGGCAGCAATCCCAAGACCAACGCCCTGCTGGACGAGGTCGCCAGCCTGGAGGTGATCGTCACCGACTCGGTGGTCGAGGCCCTGGCGCTCGAGAACAACCTGATCAAGCAGCGGTCGCCCAAGTTCAACATCCTGCTGCGCGACGACAAGAACTACCCCTACCTGCAACTGACCACCACCGAGGCGTTCCCGCGGGTGCTGGTGGCGCGCTCGGTCGAGCGCGACGGCAACGTTTATGCCGGGCCGTTCCTGCCGGCCAAGTTCGCCCGCCGGACCATGTCGTTGACGCACAAGATCTTCGGCATCCGCTCGTGCAACGAGGTCATTACCGGCCAGCGGCACCGGCCCTGCCTCGAGTACGACATCAAGCGCTGCCTTGCGCCGTGCGTGGCGGCGATTTGTTCGCCAGAGCAGTACACCGTGGCGGTCGCCGACACGCGCCTGTTTCTGGAGGGCCGCAATGAGGAGTTGGCCGAGCAGTTGCGCGCGCGCATGGCCGAGGCGGCGGCCGGCGAGCGGTTTGAAGAGGCGGCCCACCTTCGGGATGCCATGCGCACCGTCCAGACGCTGCAGGAGCGGCAGCAGAAGATGGCGTCGGCGAAGCTGGGCGACCGCGACGTGTTCGGCGTGAAGCTCGGCGCGAAAGGCGCCGTGGTCCAGGTGTTCCTGGTGCGTGGCGGTCGCGTGATCGAACGCGTCGAGTTCGTGACCGACGCACAGGAAGGCGGCGAGACCGAGAGCGCCGTGATCGAGGCGGCGATCCAGCAGTTTTACGGCGACCAGGCGCCGCCGCCCGAGATTCACACGCCGGTGCCGGTCGCCGAGCAGGACGTGCTCGAGGACTGGCTGGCCCAGCAGGCCGGCCGCAAGGTGCGGATCGTGATGCCCCAGCGCGGCGACAAGAAGGGGCTGCTGGAGCTGGCCATGCGCAACGCGGCGCTGGCCTATCGCACCCGCTTTGACGGCAACGCCACGGCCAACTACGAGGCGCTGGAGGTGCTGCAGGCGGCGCTGCGCCTGCCCAAGCTGCCGCGGCGCATCGACTGCTTCGACATCTCCACGATCCAGGGCAGCGACACCGTCGCGTCGATGGTGGTGTGTGAAGAGGGGCGCATGAAGCCGGGGGAGTACCGAAAGTTCAAGATCGGGAGTCGCGAGTCGGGAGTCGGGAGTCGGCGGGAGTCGGTCGGGAAGGGACCTGAGTCGGTCGGGACAGATGCGGTTACGACTCCCGGTTCCCGACTCCCGACTCCCGACAGATTTCTGGACGATTTCGCCGCGATGGAGCAGGTCGTGCGGCGGCGTTACGCGCGCGTGCTGGAGAACGGCGGGCCGTTCCCGGACCTGATCGTGATCGACGGCGGCAAGGGCCAGGTGAATGCTGCTTATGCCGCGCTCGAGACGGTGGGGCTCTCGAACCTGGTGGCCATTGGCCTGGCGAAGAAAGAGGAACTGGTCTTCACGCGCGACAGCCTGGAGCCGCTGGCCCTCGATACCCATGGCGCGGCCTTGCACCTGCTGCAGCGCATCCGCGACGAGGCGCACCGGTTCGCCATCACGTTCCATCGCCAGTCGCGCACGAAGCGGGATCTGCGGTCCGAATTGGATGGCATTCCCGGCATCGGCGTGCGGCGGCGCAAGACGCTGCTGACCACATTCGGCAGCCTGGCCGGTGTGCGCCGGGCCACCCGTGAAGAACTGGCGAGTGTCGTCGACGCCAAGACGGCCGAGGCGGTGATCGCCTACTTCGCGGCGAACCCTTAA
- a CDS encoding type II toxin-antitoxin system VapC family toxin, with protein sequence MPTSGVDRLVLDTSAYSHFRGGHAQVLDALARAERVLIPVTVLGELEAAFEWGSRARENRRALEDFLEEPFVDLLPVTAAVARQYGRVFAGLRRAGTPIPVNDIWIAAVVIDCGGTLLTFDRDFDRVAGLDHVTLSAAR encoded by the coding sequence ATGCCGACCTCTGGCGTTGATCGCCTCGTCCTCGATACTTCGGCCTACTCACACTTTCGCGGCGGACACGCGCAAGTGTTGGACGCGCTGGCCCGCGCTGAGCGCGTGCTGATTCCGGTGACGGTGCTTGGGGAGTTGGAGGCGGCGTTCGAGTGGGGCAGTCGCGCGCGCGAAAACCGCCGCGCGCTCGAGGACTTCCTCGAGGAGCCATTCGTCGACCTGCTGCCGGTGACGGCCGCCGTCGCCCGGCAGTACGGCCGGGTCTTCGCCGGGCTTCGCCGCGCGGGCACACCGATCCCGGTCAACGACATCTGGATCGCCGCCGTCGTGATTGATTGTGGCGGGACGCTGCTGACGTTCGATCGGGATTTCGATCGCGTCGCGGGACTGGACCACGTGACGCTCAGCGCCGCGCGATAA
- a CDS encoding pyridoxal-dependent decarboxylase, translating into MATADQPPDHPGLELSAAEREALGRAALAWALDYFETTADTPIYPAVTARELLAATDEPLPEAGQPIGDVMDQFDALAVLGRKNGHPRMFGYVQSSGSFAGVAADFLASALNQNVTSWRSAPSATTVEHLVIDWLKAMVGFDPEGTGLLLSGGSFANFAGLAVALRASTTIDINQQGVAALPGPPRIYTSAMTHMSTPKAAAMLGLGRDAIVPIAVDAEFRMDAAALESRIRADRAAGCHLVCVVANAGDVNTGAIDPLDAIADVCVRTGVWLHVDGSYGGLAAGAPRAGRALAALGRADSLSLDPHKWLFAPVDVGCLLVKDGQRLQQAFAQGAAYIDVIADGDMSEFAFWDHGPELTRRFRALKIWFILKIHGAHAIRAAIDNNIAVAQHLAELIDASDDFERLAPVPLSIVCFRYVPSSMRGAGDHTAAINTVNRALMVEVQRDGDSYLSNAQIGDAFALRACIVNFRTRFEDAAHLLDTIRRLAARTGASV; encoded by the coding sequence GTGGCGACTGCCGATCAACCACCAGACCATCCCGGGCTCGAGCTGAGTGCCGCCGAGCGCGAAGCACTGGGCCGCGCCGCGCTGGCCTGGGCGCTCGACTACTTCGAGACCACCGCCGACACGCCCATCTATCCGGCCGTGACCGCCCGCGAGCTGCTGGCCGCGACCGACGAGCCGCTGCCCGAAGCGGGGCAGCCGATCGGCGACGTGATGGATCAATTCGACGCGCTCGCCGTCCTTGGCCGCAAGAACGGCCACCCAAGGATGTTCGGCTACGTCCAGTCGTCAGGGAGCTTTGCCGGTGTCGCGGCCGACTTCCTGGCCTCGGCCCTCAACCAGAACGTCACGTCGTGGCGGTCGGCGCCGTCGGCCACGACTGTGGAGCACCTGGTCATTGACTGGCTCAAGGCCATGGTGGGCTTCGATCCTGAGGGTACTGGCTTATTGCTGAGTGGCGGATCGTTCGCGAACTTTGCTGGTCTTGCCGTGGCGCTGCGCGCCAGCACCACCATCGACATCAACCAGCAGGGCGTGGCGGCGCTGCCTGGACCGCCGCGCATCTACACCTCGGCGATGACGCACATGTCGACGCCGAAGGCCGCCGCCATGCTGGGGCTGGGACGCGACGCGATTGTGCCGATCGCGGTGGATGCCGAGTTCCGCATGGACGCGGCGGCACTCGAGTCACGAATCCGCGCCGACCGCGCCGCCGGCTGCCACCTCGTCTGCGTCGTCGCCAATGCCGGCGATGTGAACACCGGCGCGATCGATCCGCTGGATGCGATTGCCGACGTTTGTGTGCGCACTGGGGTGTGGCTGCATGTCGACGGGTCGTACGGCGGCCTGGCGGCCGGCGCGCCTCGCGCTGGCAGGGCGTTGGCGGCGCTCGGCCGCGCCGACTCGCTGTCGCTCGATCCGCACAAGTGGCTGTTCGCGCCGGTGGACGTCGGCTGCCTGTTGGTGAAGGATGGCCAGCGCCTGCAGCAGGCCTTCGCACAAGGCGCCGCCTACATCGACGTGATCGCCGACGGCGACATGTCGGAGTTCGCGTTCTGGGATCACGGTCCGGAACTGACGCGCCGGTTTCGCGCCCTCAAGATCTGGTTCATCCTGAAGATTCACGGCGCCCACGCCATTCGCGCGGCCATTGACAACAACATCGCGGTGGCCCAGCACCTCGCCGAGCTGATCGACGCGAGCGACGACTTCGAACGCCTCGCGCCGGTCCCGCTGAGCATCGTGTGCTTTCGCTACGTGCCCTCGTCGATGCGGGGCGCCGGCGACCACACGGCCGCCATCAACACCGTCAATCGCGCGCTGATGGTCGAGGTCCAGCGCGACGGTGATTCGTACCTGTCGAACGCCCAGATCGGCGACGCGTTTGCCCTGCGCGCCTGCATTGTCAACTTCCGGACCCGGTTCGAGGATGCGGCCCATCTACTGGACACGATCAGGCGCCTGGCCGCCCGGACGGGCGCCTCCGTGTGA
- a CDS encoding site-2 protease family protein — MLIASLSVHEAAHAWAAFRLGDRTAEQLGRLSLNPAVHVDPIGTLLFPAIAIFTGLPLIGWAKPVPVDTRFLKHPKRDFALIAAAGPASNILMAIGGAVLLAIIPGAAPGDIAGRAVMTPLLMLLEWFVIINVLLALFNLVPVPPLDGGNVLMGVLPHAGARIIEQMRPYGFIILYALMLTGALGTLLGPVAYFLLTLLGVR; from the coding sequence GTGCTGATCGCCTCGCTGTCGGTACACGAGGCGGCGCACGCCTGGGCCGCGTTTCGACTGGGGGACCGCACCGCTGAGCAGCTCGGCCGGCTGTCGCTGAACCCGGCGGTCCACGTGGACCCGATCGGGACGCTGCTATTTCCGGCCATTGCCATCTTTACGGGCCTGCCGTTGATCGGCTGGGCCAAGCCGGTGCCGGTTGATACCCGTTTCCTGAAGCATCCCAAGCGCGACTTCGCGCTGATCGCCGCCGCCGGGCCGGCCAGCAATATCCTGATGGCGATTGGCGGAGCCGTGCTGCTGGCGATCATCCCGGGTGCGGCCCCAGGCGACATCGCCGGCCGCGCCGTGATGACGCCACTGTTGATGCTCCTGGAGTGGTTCGTGATCATCAACGTCCTGCTGGCCCTGTTCAACCTGGTGCCGGTGCCGCCCCTCGACGGCGGCAATGTCCTGATGGGGGTGTTGCCCCACGCGGGCGCCCGCATCATCGAACAGATGCGGCCGTACGGCTTCATCATTCTGTATGCTTTGATGTTGACCGGCGCCCTGGGCACGCTGCTCGGGCCGGTCGCCTACTTCTTGCTCACGCTCCTGGGTGTACGGTGA
- the trpS gene encoding tryptophan--tRNA ligase codes for MTKQRVLSGMRPTGKLHLGHLVGALQNWVELQAKYDSYHCIVDWHALTTNYADTSDIVANGLDNAADWIGSGLDPEKSTFFVQSLVPEHAELYLLFQMVTPISWLERVPTYKEQMEQLSERDLSSIGFLGYPLLQAADIVVYDAHWVPVGEDQVPHIELTREVVRRFNNFYPSSALVEPQALLTPTPRLPGLDNRKMSKSYNNTIDLSDDAKTVQAKVRQMYTDPKRVRADIPGTVEGNPVFMYHDAFNPNVDEVNDLKDRYRAGKVGDVEVKTKLAAAINTMLDPIRERRAQALARPGYLRDVLIDGSKKARVVAQATMDRVRDAVKLKY; via the coding sequence GTGACGAAGCAACGTGTGTTGTCGGGGATGCGCCCGACCGGAAAACTCCATCTCGGCCACCTCGTGGGCGCGCTCCAGAACTGGGTCGAGCTGCAGGCCAAGTACGACTCGTACCACTGCATCGTCGACTGGCACGCGCTGACGACCAACTACGCCGACACGTCCGACATTGTCGCCAACGGCCTCGATAACGCCGCCGACTGGATCGGGTCGGGCCTCGACCCCGAGAAGAGCACGTTCTTCGTCCAGTCGCTCGTGCCCGAGCACGCCGAACTCTACCTCCTGTTCCAGATGGTCACGCCGATCTCGTGGCTCGAGCGGGTGCCGACCTACAAGGAGCAGATGGAGCAGTTGAGCGAGCGCGACCTGTCGAGCATTGGCTTTCTCGGCTATCCGCTGCTGCAGGCCGCCGACATCGTGGTCTACGACGCGCACTGGGTGCCGGTCGGCGAAGACCAGGTGCCCCACATCGAGCTGACGCGCGAGGTGGTGCGCCGCTTCAATAACTTCTACCCCTCGTCTGCGCTGGTCGAGCCGCAGGCGCTGCTGACGCCGACGCCGCGGCTGCCCGGTCTCGACAACCGGAAGATGAGCAAGAGCTACAACAACACCATCGATCTGTCGGACGATGCCAAGACCGTGCAGGCCAAGGTGCGGCAGATGTACACCGACCCGAAACGCGTGCGCGCCGACATCCCCGGCACCGTCGAGGGCAACCCGGTGTTCATGTACCACGACGCGTTCAACCCGAACGTGGACGAGGTCAACGACCTGAAGGACCGCTACCGCGCCGGCAAGGTCGGCGACGTCGAGGTCAAGACCAAGCTGGCCGCGGCCATCAACACCATGCTCGATCCGATCCGTGAGCGCCGCGCGCAGGCGCTGGCGAGGCCGGGCTACCTTCGCGACGTGCTGATCGACGGCTCGAAGAAGGCCCGGGTGGTGGCGCAGGCAACCATGGACCGCGTGCGTGACGCCGTGAAGTTGAAGTACTAA